One window from the genome of Nicotiana sylvestris chromosome 9, ASM39365v2, whole genome shotgun sequence encodes:
- the LOC138877713 gene encoding uncharacterized protein, with the protein MTAPSSLVDIDEELIERFQRFFDDVNMVEVGEGLSTDLVVYKLPIDPAFPPVKQKLRKFKTDMSVKIKEEVTEHLEAKTDECQEAFDKIKGYLSNPHVLVLPELGRPLIIYLIILDNSFGYVMGQHDITGRKEQGIYYFSKKFTSYEVEHTPLERTCCSLTWVAHKLKHYLSSYTTYLISYLDPLKYIIQKLMPTGRLAKWQILLTEFDIIYVTRTAMKAQALANHLAENPVDEEYEPWKTYFPDEEVMHVDKVDKEENTSWKLFIDGAANIKEFGHIPRIHNEVADALATLASILHHPDKAYIDSLHIQVRDQHAYYNVTEEELDGEPWFHDIREYIRMGVYPVQATRDQKRTIHHLASGFFFSGGVFYKRTLDLGLLRCIDARQATTIMTEVHFGVCGLNMSGYVLAKKIL; encoded by the exons ATGACAGCTCCAAGTTCGTTGGTCGACATTgatgaggagttaattgaaaggttccagaggttttttgatgatgtgaacatggtagaggttggagaag gcttgagtaccgatttggtggtcTACAAATTGCCAATCGATCCAGCATTTCCTCCTgttaagcagaagttgagaaagttcaaaaccgacatgagtgtgaaaattaaagaagaggtcacagaGCATCttgaagcaaag actgatgagtgtcaggaagcattcgataagataaaggggtacttgtcaaacccacatgtGTTGGTCTTGCCGGAACTTGGAAGACCTTTGATTATTTATTTGATCATATTGGATAACTCATTTGGTTATGTgatgggtcagcatgacatcactggcaggaaagagcaAGGTATCTACTAtttcagcaagaagttcacgtctTATGAGGTTGAGcatactccccttgaaaggacatgttgttccctgacttgggtagcacataagttgaagcattatttgtcatcctacactacttacctcatctcttatctggatcctttgaagtatatcatTCAGAAGCTCATGCctacaggaaggcttgcaaagtggcagatcttgctcacagagtttgacatcatatatgtgactcggacagcgatgaaagcccaagctctAGCCAATCATCTGGCCGAGAACcccgtggatgaagaatatgaaccttggaagacttattttcctgatgaagaggtaatgcacgtTGACAAGGTCGATAAGGAGGAAAATACCAGTTGGAAACTCTTcattgatggggctgctaacataaaag AATTcgggcacattccaaggatccataatgaggttgctgatgccttggctaccttggcgtcaattttacatcatccagataaggcttatattGACTCTTTGCATATCCAAGttcgcgatcagcatgcttactataatgtgactgaagaagaacttgatggtgaaccatggtttcatgacatcagggagtatatcaggatgggggtgtatccagtacaagcgaCAAGGgatcagaagagaacaattcatcatttggcaagtggatttttcttcagtggaggagttttttACAAAAGAACCctagatcttggattgttaagatgcatagatgctagacaagccacaactatcatgaccgaagtacatttcGGAGTTTGCGGGCTgaatatgagtgggtatgttctggcaaagaagattctctga